A single genomic interval of Lodderomyces elongisporus chromosome 8, complete sequence harbors:
- the sgf73 gene encoding SAGA complex subunit Sgf73, which translates to MTTNSDQVVTLSQLNSSNKLLNTSKPVVWKEFGNYLDKSVEIKQSSFSSDDNETNQASSNSINNFLDINFNSNQSILSQTVQYKICTSCQRPIGLASLSSHYQKCIEMKQKRQQEQADIALQDAATNGTANNNNNNSSSSSNSTSTNKKKRGRNGALGDGLDISSSVDSSRNNTPAPPGGNASGGEGVSHNNANQTRPKKKYKKSQAQKQKEAANAAAAAAAAAAAGTTSATASATAPTTSTSNSMAANTASGASATTGTSTTVPKTAPDKPPKKTKKGSTASSQTQQANAKNSQSPSQSQSQSQSHASSKSKQSVKPKGPVDVEKQCGVALPSGGLCARSLTCKTHSMGAKRAVLGRSAPYDVLLQQYQKRNQAKIAQNNALAAQRRENAAFNDDGSDVNLNNANKVLDPDEETHLVLEGLSKNNPIPLERKIMMPVRYRHRFLQAREFYANALIVSAQHTQQQQQQQQQQQQQQQQQQQQQQQQGSAGGASGEQTLANQAISGSIGGMQGRCALINVDAPVNPNSDSQTQSFSAISGEMYQVRAPSKAILTTAQYNNLQHQAFQQQVMKLQQKQQQQQQQQQQLAQRSQRPPSASVQQ; encoded by the coding sequence ACCACAAACTCTGACCAAGTCGTTACCTTATCGCAATTAAACTCATCAAACAAGTTACTTAATACTTCGAAACCAGTGGTTTGGAAGGAATTTGGAAACTACCTTGATAAATCTGTTGAGATTAAACAATCATCATTTTCGTCAGATGATaatgaaacaaatcaaGCAAGCTCAAACAGTATTAATAACTTTCTAGATATAAATTTCAATTCGAACCAATCTATATTATCACAGACTGTGCAATATAAAATCTGTACATCCTGCCAACGACCAATAGGATTAGCAAGTCTTCTGCTGCATTATCAAAAGTGTATcgaaatgaaacaaaaaaggcaacaagaacaagctGATATTGCCCTTCAAGATGCTGCCACTAACGGCACtgcaaacaacaacaacaacaacagcagcagcagcagcaacagcactTCTActaacaagaaaaagagaggaaGAAATGGCGCTCTAGGTGATGGCTTGGATATCTCATCATCCGTGGATAGTTCCAGAAACAATACACCTGCGCCACCTGGAGGTAACGCAAGTGGTGGAGAAGGTGTAAGCCACAATAACGCTAACCAAACGAGACCCAAAAAGAAGTATAAAAAATCACAAGctcaaaagcaaaaagaagctGCTAATGCAGCAGCTGCCGCCGCCGCAGCAGCTGCTGCGGGAACtacatcagcaacagcatcagcaacggCACCTACCACTTCAACATCAAATTCTATGGCTGCTAATACTGCCTCCGGCGCTTCTGCCACTACAGGTACTTCTACAACTGTACCAAAAACTGCACCAGATAAACCTCcaaagaagacaaagaaaggAAGCACTGCTTCGTCGCAAACTCAACaagcaaatgcaaaaaacTCTCAGCTGCcgctgcaactgcaactgcaactgcaactgcacgCACTGCTGAAATCCAAACAACTGGTTAAACCCAAAGGTCCAGTGGATGTTGAGAAGCAATGTGGTGTTGCACTTCCCTCGGGCGGTTTATGTGCACGTTCACTAACTTGTAAAACCCATTCTATGGGTGCTAAAAGAGCAGTCTTGGGTAGGTCTGCTCCATACGATGTCTTATTACAACAGTATCAGAAACGAAACCAGGCCAAGATTGCACAAAACAATGCCTTGGCTGCTCAGCGTAGAGAGAATGCCGCGTTCAATGATGACGGATCCGATGTCAATCTCAATAATGCTAATAAAGTATTGGACCCCGATGAGGAAACACATTTAGTATTAGAGGGTTTATCAAAAAACAATCCGATACCTTTAGAAAGGAAGATCATGATGCCTGTACGGTATAGACATCGATTTTTACAAGCTAGAGAATTTTATGCAAATGCATTGATTGTATCTGctcaacacacacaacaacaacaacagcagcagcagcaacaacaacagcagcagcaacaacaacagcagcaacaacagcaacaaggAAGTGCTGGTGGTGCACTGGGAGAACAAACTTTGGCCAATCAAGCTATATCCGGTTCCATTGGTGGTATGCAAGGTAGATGTGCATTGATCAATGTTGATGCTCCGGTCAACCCAAACTCAGATTCACAAACTCAACTGTTTAGTGCAATACTGGGAGAAATGTATCAAGTGCGAGCACCCTCGAAGGCAATCTTAACAACTGCTCAGTATAATAATTTGCAGCATCAAGCATTCCAGCAGCAAGTAATGAAGcttcaacaaaagcaacaacagcagcagcaacaacaacaacagctagCCCAACGATCGCAAAGGCCACCTTCAGCTAGCGTACAGCAATAA